One genomic window of Streptomyces sp. NBC_01276 includes the following:
- a CDS encoding S1C family serine protease — translation MTESFRREGEYPQENRPAQNPPFGEDWQRGRDRLAQDTAAGAYPPPPAYPPAPAPGWHEAHQPPVIQGETVPADGNGDNGNGGNGGHTGNGWAAWGSAAPAAPAHAARAKRPVALLAAVALAAAVVGGGTAAAVQQFLGHDGSAGGGFNGTNVSQSSNGTVSGVAEQVSPSVVRIDTRTGSGQGTGSGIVVTAGGEIVTNNHVVSGASEIQVTMSDGKKYAAKTVGTDPDKDLALIKLQGASGLKPAKLGNSDQLRVGDEVVAIGSPDRLTGTVTSGIVSALDRDVNVPKSEQQQSPQRGQGGGGWPFSYDGQQFNGDTGSNTTSYKAIQTDASLNPGNSGGALVNLNGEIVGMPSAIYSPSSDSSSAGSVGLGFAIPVNTIKADLDGLRKGGTGGSDSGTGGDGSDSGRSGTSWF, via the coding sequence ATGACCGAGAGCTTCCGCCGCGAAGGCGAGTACCCGCAGGAGAACCGGCCGGCCCAGAACCCGCCCTTCGGCGAGGACTGGCAGCGCGGCCGCGACCGGTTGGCACAGGACACCGCGGCCGGGGCGTACCCGCCGCCGCCCGCGTACCCGCCGGCGCCGGCACCCGGCTGGCACGAGGCGCACCAGCCCCCCGTCATCCAGGGCGAGACCGTCCCGGCCGACGGCAACGGGGACAACGGCAACGGGGGCAACGGGGGCCACACCGGCAACGGCTGGGCCGCCTGGGGGTCCGCCGCCCCGGCCGCCCCCGCCCACGCGGCCCGCGCCAAGCGCCCCGTCGCGCTGCTCGCCGCCGTCGCCCTCGCGGCGGCCGTGGTCGGCGGCGGGACGGCCGCAGCCGTCCAGCAGTTCCTCGGCCACGACGGCTCCGCCGGCGGCGGCTTCAACGGCACCAACGTCTCCCAGTCCAGCAACGGCACCGTCTCGGGCGTCGCCGAGCAGGTCAGCCCCTCCGTGGTGCGGATCGACACCCGCACCGGCTCCGGCCAGGGCACCGGCTCCGGCATCGTGGTCACCGCCGGCGGCGAGATCGTCACCAACAACCACGTCGTCAGCGGCGCCTCCGAGATCCAGGTGACGATGAGCGACGGCAAGAAGTACGCCGCCAAGACCGTCGGCACCGACCCCGACAAGGACCTGGCGCTGATCAAGCTCCAGGGCGCGAGCGGCCTCAAGCCCGCCAAGCTCGGCAACTCCGACCAGCTGCGGGTCGGCGACGAGGTCGTCGCCATCGGCTCCCCCGACCGTCTCACCGGCACCGTCACCAGCGGCATCGTCTCGGCCCTGGACCGGGACGTGAACGTACCGAAGTCGGAGCAGCAGCAGTCCCCGCAGCGCGGCCAGGGCGGCGGCGGCTGGCCGTTCTCCTACGACGGGCAGCAGTTCAACGGGGACACCGGCTCGAACACCACCTCGTACAAGGCCATCCAGACGGACGCCTCCCTCAACCCGGGCAACTCCGGCGGCGCCCTCGTCAACCTGAACGGCGAGATCGTGGGCATGCCCTCCGCGATCTACTCCCCCTCCAGCGACAGCTCCTCCGCCGGCAGCGTCGGCCTCGGCTTCGCCATCCCGGTCAACACGATCAAGGCCGACCTCGACGGCCTCCGCAAGGGCGGCACGGGCGGCTCCGACTCCGGCACCGGCGGCGACGGCTCGGACAGCGGCCGTTCCGGCACCTCCTGGTTCTGA
- a CDS encoding phosphatidylinositol-specific phospholipase C, protein MALHRRAFLTGATAVGAAAFAGLGAAAPASARTLGTQDWMAGLADSTPLQRMTIPGTHDSGATKGGLYVACQNTSIAQQLDSGIRFLDVRCRVTGGSLAIHHAAFFQDLMFGDVLVACWNFLSAHPSETVLMRVKQEYSEESDATFRAVFDDYLDHRGWRPLFRIADTLPASLGQARGKVVLLADNGGLPGLRYADGNVFDVQDDWNAEPFAKRGKIEDQFRKAVGQPGKLFVNYVSTSAYMPPRWNSDRLNPQVQSFVDGGELAGRTGLGIVPLDFPNTRSGLVASLIRHN, encoded by the coding sequence ATGGCACTGCACAGGCGGGCGTTTCTGACCGGAGCGACGGCGGTGGGCGCCGCGGCGTTCGCGGGACTCGGGGCGGCGGCCCCCGCGTCCGCGAGAACCCTCGGTACCCAGGACTGGATGGCCGGCCTCGCCGACTCCACCCCGCTCCAGCGGATGACCATCCCCGGCACCCACGACTCGGGCGCCACCAAGGGCGGGCTCTACGTCGCCTGCCAGAACACCTCGATCGCCCAGCAGCTCGACTCCGGGATCCGGTTCCTGGACGTCCGCTGCCGGGTGACGGGCGGCTCCCTCGCCATCCACCACGCGGCCTTCTTCCAGGACCTGATGTTCGGGGACGTCCTCGTGGCCTGCTGGAACTTCCTCTCCGCGCACCCCTCCGAGACCGTCCTGATGCGCGTCAAGCAGGAGTACTCCGAGGAGAGCGACGCCACCTTCCGCGCCGTGTTCGACGACTACCTCGACCACCGCGGCTGGCGCCCGCTCTTCCGCATCGCCGACACCCTGCCCGCCTCGCTGGGCCAGGCCCGCGGGAAGGTGGTGCTCCTCGCCGACAACGGCGGCCTGCCCGGCCTGCGCTACGCCGACGGCAACGTCTTCGACGTCCAGGACGACTGGAACGCCGAACCCTTCGCCAAGCGCGGCAAGATCGAGGACCAGTTCCGCAAGGCCGTCGGGCAGCCCGGCAAGCTGTTCGTGAACTACGTCAGCACCTCGGCCTACATGCCGCCGCGCTGGAACTCCGACCGGCTCAACCCGCAGGTCCAGTCCTTCGTCGACGGCGGCGAACTGGCCGGCCGCACCGGCCTCGGCATCGTCCCCCTGGACTTCCCCAACACCCGCTCGGGCCTGGTCGCCTCACTGATCCGGCACAACTGA
- a CDS encoding alpha/beta fold hydrolase, giving the protein MRHTLTIDDRTLSYLDFGGPGRPLLALHGGMSEGLAFAGLAEALGDAWRVIAPDQRGHGDSDRAPDYSRAGYVADAVALLDHLGLDAPVALLGYSLGGLNAVHLAAAHPDRISALVDIEAAVEINPADGAWMDFLRGMRYSAPTREELLAAAGPIGSQFVAEALRPLPEGGWRLPFHPQDMLDSVEACRGDHWDAWLGSACPAVLVHGVRSTSLPQAQADAMVSRRPGTSYTPLEGDHFVPFTNPEGFQEAVAKFLATL; this is encoded by the coding sequence ATGCGCCACACGCTGACGATCGACGACCGCACGCTGTCGTACCTGGACTTCGGCGGCCCGGGCCGCCCGCTCCTCGCCCTGCACGGGGGCATGTCCGAGGGCCTCGCCTTCGCCGGCCTCGCCGAGGCCCTGGGCGACGCGTGGCGGGTCATCGCCCCCGACCAGCGCGGCCACGGCGACTCCGACCGGGCCCCCGACTACAGCCGCGCCGGATACGTCGCCGACGCCGTCGCACTCCTCGACCACCTCGGACTGGACGCGCCCGTCGCCCTCCTCGGCTACTCCCTCGGCGGGCTCAACGCCGTCCACCTGGCCGCCGCCCACCCCGACCGGATCTCGGCGCTCGTCGACATCGAGGCCGCCGTCGAGATCAACCCCGCCGACGGCGCGTGGATGGACTTCCTGCGGGGCATGCGGTACTCCGCGCCCACCCGGGAGGAACTCCTCGCCGCGGCCGGGCCGATCGGCTCCCAGTTCGTCGCCGAGGCGCTGCGCCCGCTGCCCGAGGGGGGCTGGCGGCTCCCGTTCCACCCCCAGGACATGCTCGACTCCGTCGAGGCCTGCCGCGGCGACCACTGGGACGCCTGGCTCGGGAGCGCGTGCCCGGCCGTACTGGTCCACGGCGTCCGCAGCACGTCGCTCCCGCAGGCACAGGCCGACGCGATGGTCTCCCGGCGGCCCGGGACCTCGTACACGCCCCTGGAGGGGGACCACTTCGTGCCGTTCACGAACCCGGAGGGCTTCCAGGAGGCCGTCGCGAAGTTCCTCGCGACGCTGTAG
- a CDS encoding sensor histidine kinase, with amino-acid sequence MSPAARFRALPLRSRLALLVAVAVAVAVAAVAAVAWVMVRTQLRDQLDRSLMSTNVSAQVARTLREGCVVQPPKPTQQIAGNLNATVQIVLSDGTRCWVGGQPDLPVTGTDRQVAADVEAKPVLHDVTTPDGVDMRVYTLQANPAGPAFGVSIAKPLGDVEKPLSTLAWVLLLVSGVGVVGAGAAGLWVARTGLRPVDELTGAVEHIARTEDLTVRIPDQGDDEIARLSRSFNSMTAALASSQERQAQLIADAGHELRTPLTSLRTNIELLARSEETGRAIPPDDRRELLASVKAQMTELAALIGDLQELSRPDAAPHAPLGVVALHETAAAALSRVRLRGPELVFTSALEPWYVRGEAAALERAVVNVLDNAVKFSPPGAAVEVSLRAGELTVRDHGPGIPAEDLPYVFERFWRSPSARALPGSGLGLSIVARTVQRAGGTAVLRAAADGGRGTEAVLRLPGAPTPPPSTASVVPDQ; translated from the coding sequence GTGAGCCCGGCCGCCAGATTCCGCGCGCTGCCGCTGCGCTCGCGGCTCGCGCTGCTGGTGGCGGTCGCGGTGGCGGTGGCGGTGGCGGCCGTCGCCGCCGTCGCCTGGGTGATGGTGCGCACCCAGCTGCGCGACCAGCTCGACCGCTCCCTGATGTCGACGAACGTCAGCGCGCAGGTCGCGCGGACCCTGCGGGAGGGCTGCGTCGTCCAGCCGCCCAAGCCCACGCAGCAGATCGCGGGGAACCTGAACGCGACCGTGCAGATCGTCCTGTCCGACGGCACCCGCTGCTGGGTGGGCGGGCAGCCCGACCTGCCCGTGACCGGCACCGACCGGCAGGTCGCGGCGGACGTGGAGGCCAAGCCCGTCCTGCACGACGTGACCACCCCCGACGGCGTCGACATGCGCGTGTACACCCTCCAGGCCAACCCGGCCGGGCCCGCCTTCGGCGTCTCCATCGCCAAGCCGCTGGGCGACGTGGAGAAGCCCCTGTCCACGCTGGCCTGGGTGCTGCTGCTGGTCAGCGGCGTCGGAGTGGTCGGCGCCGGGGCCGCCGGGCTGTGGGTGGCCCGGACGGGGCTGCGGCCGGTGGACGAACTGACCGGCGCCGTCGAACACATCGCCCGGACCGAGGACCTGACCGTACGGATCCCCGACCAGGGGGACGACGAGATCGCCCGCCTGTCGCGCTCCTTCAACTCCATGACGGCGGCCCTGGCCTCCTCCCAGGAACGCCAGGCCCAGCTGATCGCCGACGCCGGCCACGAACTGCGGACCCCGCTGACGTCCCTGCGCACCAACATCGAGCTGCTCGCGCGCAGCGAGGAGACCGGCCGGGCCATCCCGCCGGACGACCGGCGCGAGCTGCTGGCCTCCGTGAAGGCGCAGATGACGGAGCTGGCCGCGCTGATCGGAGACCTCCAGGAGCTCTCCCGCCCGGACGCGGCCCCGCACGCCCCGCTCGGGGTGGTGGCCCTGCACGAGACCGCGGCCGCCGCGCTGTCCCGGGTCCGGCTGCGCGGCCCGGAGCTGGTCTTCACCTCCGCGCTGGAGCCCTGGTACGTACGGGGCGAGGCGGCGGCGCTGGAGCGGGCGGTGGTCAACGTCCTCGACAACGCCGTGAAGTTCAGCCCGCCGGGCGCGGCCGTCGAGGTCTCGCTGCGCGCGGGCGAGCTGACGGTACGGGACCACGGACCGGGCATCCCGGCCGAGGACCTCCCGTACGTCTTCGAGCGGTTCTGGCGGTCCCCGTCGGCCCGCGCGCTGCCCGGCAGCGGGCTGGGCCTGTCCATCGTGGCCCGTACGGTCCAGCGGGCGGGCGGCACCGCCGTGCTGCGCGCCGCGGCCGACGGGGGCCGGGGCACGGAGGCGGTGCTGCGCCTGCCGGGCGCCCCGACGCCGCCGCCGTCGACCGCGTCAGTTGTGCCGGATCAGTGA
- the mshD gene encoding mycothiol synthase, with amino-acid sequence MTDAAAALEPGRHIEILDELTEEQAASVLDLIHEAARSDGTTAVSEQGRLQLRGGPREGIRHFLLTDAGRLAGYGQLEDTDPVEAPAAELVVHPALRGRGHGRALGSALLHASGKRIRVWAHGGKSAARHLAQVLGLTLFRELRQLRRPLGPGAAGLPEAALPPGVTVRTFVPGEDDTAWLAANAAAFAHHPEQGALTQRDLDDRMAQPWFDAKGFFLAEREGELIGFHWTKVHAEEQLGEVYVVGVRPGAQGGGLGKALTAIGLHHLAASGLPTAMLYVDADNPAALAVYEGLGFTTHEVDLMYRTES; translated from the coding sequence ATGACTGACGCAGCAGCGGCCCTGGAGCCGGGACGGCACATCGAGATCCTCGACGAGCTGACGGAGGAACAGGCCGCATCCGTACTGGACCTCATCCACGAAGCGGCCCGCAGCGACGGCACCACCGCCGTCTCCGAACAGGGCCGCCTGCAGCTGCGCGGCGGCCCGCGCGAGGGGATCCGCCACTTCCTCCTGACCGACGCCGGCCGCCTCGCCGGATACGGACAACTGGAGGACACCGACCCGGTGGAGGCCCCCGCCGCCGAGCTCGTCGTGCACCCCGCGCTGCGCGGGCGCGGCCACGGCCGGGCCCTGGGCTCCGCCCTGCTGCACGCCTCCGGCAAGCGGATCCGGGTGTGGGCGCACGGCGGCAAGTCCGCCGCCCGGCACCTGGCACAGGTCCTCGGCCTGACCCTCTTCCGCGAACTGCGCCAGCTGCGCCGCCCCCTGGGCCCCGGAGCGGCCGGCCTGCCCGAGGCCGCCCTCCCGCCCGGCGTGACGGTCCGCACCTTCGTGCCCGGCGAGGACGACACCGCCTGGCTCGCCGCCAACGCCGCCGCCTTCGCCCACCACCCGGAACAGGGCGCGCTCACGCAGCGCGACCTGGACGACCGCATGGCGCAGCCGTGGTTCGACGCGAAGGGCTTCTTCCTCGCGGAGCGGGAGGGCGAGCTGATCGGCTTCCACTGGACGAAGGTCCACGCGGAGGAGCAGCTAGGCGAGGTCTACGTGGTCGGCGTCCGCCCCGGCGCACAGGGCGGCGGCCTCGGCAAGGCCCTGACCGCGATCGGCCTCCACCACCTGGCCGCGTCGGGCCTGCCCACGGCGATGCTCTACGTCGACGCCGACAACCCGGCGGCCCTGGCGGTCTACGAAGGCCTCGGCTTCACGACGCACGAGGTGGACCTCATGTACCGCACGGAGAGCTGA
- a CDS encoding response regulator transcription factor, protein MNAAEGEPQRILVVDDEPAVREALRRSLAFEGYGTRTAVDGLDALDQAATYAPDLIVLDIQMPRMDGLTAARRLRASGSVTPILMLTARDTVGDRVTGLDAGADDYLVKPFELDELFARVRALLRRSSYAAPSAAPESSADVLSFGDLRMDLTTREVTRGHRAVELTRTEFTLLEMFLAHPRQVLTREQILKTVWGFDFEPSSNSLDVYVMYLRRKTEAGGEPRLVHTVRGVGYVLRAGEGGPE, encoded by the coding sequence ATGAACGCCGCCGAAGGCGAACCGCAGCGCATCCTCGTCGTCGACGACGAGCCGGCCGTCCGTGAGGCCCTGCGCCGCAGCCTCGCCTTCGAGGGCTACGGGACCCGGACGGCGGTCGACGGGCTCGACGCCCTCGACCAGGCGGCCACGTACGCCCCGGACCTGATCGTCCTGGACATCCAGATGCCCCGGATGGACGGCCTGACCGCGGCCCGCCGGCTGCGCGCGTCCGGCAGCGTCACCCCGATCCTGATGCTGACCGCCCGCGACACCGTCGGCGACCGCGTCACCGGCCTGGACGCGGGCGCCGACGACTACCTCGTCAAGCCCTTCGAGCTGGACGAGCTCTTCGCACGCGTCCGCGCCCTGCTGCGCCGCAGCTCCTACGCCGCCCCCTCCGCCGCCCCGGAGAGCTCCGCCGACGTCCTGTCCTTCGGCGACCTGCGCATGGACCTCACCACCCGCGAGGTCACCCGGGGCCACCGCGCCGTGGAACTGACCCGGACCGAGTTCACCCTGCTGGAGATGTTCCTCGCGCACCCGCGCCAGGTCCTGACCCGCGAGCAGATCCTGAAGACCGTGTGGGGCTTCGACTTCGAGCCCAGCTCCAACTCCCTGGACGTGTACGTGATGTACCTGCGCCGCAAGACCGAGGCCGGCGGAGAGCCCCGCCTCGTCCACACCGTGCGCGGGGTCGGGTACGTCCTGCGCGCCGGCGAGGGCGGCCCCGAGTGA
- a CDS encoding TetR/AcrR family transcriptional regulator, translating to MGNREDLLAGARRCLEEKGYARTTVRDIASAARVSMAAIGYHFGSREALLNQALFAAIDEWAAGSGRLAGQGATPEERYADTWDRKSRDFLDMRWLWLANIEAFVHAQSSPELLAALAEGQRASRRMVAAQLAGVSEEAVAQEDVRALGSVHLALLSGVMVQALTDPEQAPTGRELVRGLRRMVELLEESVPTDG from the coding sequence ATGGGAAATCGCGAGGACCTGCTGGCCGGAGCGCGCCGCTGCCTGGAGGAGAAGGGGTACGCGCGCACGACCGTGCGCGACATCGCCTCGGCGGCGCGGGTGAGCATGGCCGCGATCGGCTACCACTTCGGATCGCGCGAGGCCCTGCTCAACCAGGCGCTGTTCGCGGCCATCGACGAATGGGCCGCCGGCTCGGGCCGGCTCGCCGGGCAGGGCGCCACCCCCGAGGAGCGCTACGCCGACACCTGGGACCGCAAGAGCCGCGACTTCCTCGACATGCGCTGGCTCTGGCTCGCGAACATCGAGGCCTTCGTGCACGCCCAGTCCTCGCCCGAGCTGCTCGCCGCGCTGGCGGAGGGGCAGCGCGCGTCCCGGCGCATGGTCGCCGCGCAACTGGCCGGGGTGTCCGAGGAAGCGGTCGCGCAGGAGGACGTACGGGCCCTCGGATCGGTGCACCTCGCGCTGCTCAGCGGGGTGATGGTGCAGGCCCTGACCGATCCGGAGCAGGCACCGACCGGACGCGAACTCGTCCGCGGGCTGCGCAGGATGGTGGAACTGCTCGAAGAATCCGTGCCTACCGACGGGTAG
- a CDS encoding LacI family DNA-binding transcriptional regulator — translation MAKVTRDDVARLAGTSTAVVSYVINNGPRPVAPATRERVLAAIKELGYRPDRVAQAMASRRTDLIGMIVPDARQPFFAEMAHAVEQAAAERGKMVLVGNSDYRDEREVHYLRAFLGMRVSGLILVSQGMSERAASEIEAWDARIVLLHERPEAIDDVAVVTDDIGGAQLATRHLLEHGHEYVACIGGVENTPSVGDPVADHVEGWRRAMLEAGRSVEGRLIEAPYNRYDAYTVALEVLARPDRPTAIFCATDDQAIGVLRAARELRIDVPEQLAVAGFDDVKEAALTDPPLTTIASDRPAMARAAVDLVLDDALRVAGSRRERLKQFPSALVIRRSCGCR, via the coding sequence GTGGCCAAGGTGACGCGGGATGACGTTGCACGACTTGCGGGTACGTCTACCGCCGTCGTGAGCTACGTCATCAACAACGGACCCCGGCCGGTTGCCCCGGCCACGCGCGAGCGTGTCCTCGCCGCGATCAAGGAGCTGGGCTACCGCCCGGACCGGGTCGCGCAGGCGATGGCGTCACGGCGTACGGACCTCATAGGCATGATCGTCCCGGACGCCCGCCAGCCGTTCTTCGCGGAGATGGCGCACGCGGTCGAGCAGGCCGCGGCCGAGCGCGGGAAGATGGTCCTGGTCGGGAACTCCGACTACCGCGACGAGCGCGAGGTCCACTACCTGCGGGCCTTCCTCGGCATGCGGGTGTCGGGCCTGATCCTGGTCAGCCAGGGCATGAGCGAGCGCGCCGCCTCGGAGATCGAGGCGTGGGACGCCCGCATCGTGCTGCTGCACGAGCGGCCCGAGGCGATCGACGACGTCGCGGTGGTCACGGACGACATCGGCGGGGCCCAGCTCGCCACCCGGCACCTGCTGGAGCACGGGCACGAGTACGTCGCCTGCATCGGCGGGGTCGAGAACACCCCGTCCGTCGGCGACCCGGTCGCCGACCACGTCGAGGGCTGGCGCCGGGCCATGCTCGAAGCGGGCCGTTCGGTGGAGGGCCGGCTCATCGAGGCCCCGTACAACCGCTACGACGCCTACACGGTCGCCCTGGAGGTCCTGGCCCGGCCCGACCGGCCGACCGCGATCTTCTGCGCGACGGACGACCAGGCCATCGGCGTGCTCCGGGCCGCCCGCGAGCTGCGCATCGACGTCCCCGAGCAGCTGGCCGTGGCCGGCTTCGACGACGTCAAGGAGGCGGCGCTGACGGACCCGCCGCTGACCACGATCGCCTCGGACCGCCCGGCGATGGCCCGCGCGGCGGTGGACCTCGTCCTGGACGACGCCCTGCGCGTGGCGGGCTCCCGCCGCGAGCGCCTCAAGCAGTTCCCCTCGGCCCTGGTCATCCGCCGCTCCTGCGGCTGCCGCTGA
- a CDS encoding bifunctional UDP-sugar hydrolase/5'-nucleotidase, with the protein MSAKPQRHRTARRLTLSALALTAGAGAMVAAALPAGAASGGGAAPGRTVDVQMLSFNDFHGTLEPPQGSSGTVTERQADGTTKAIPAGGAEYLATALRDARKGHDYSVTAAAGDMIGGSPMLSGLFHDEPTVEALNKMKLDVTSVGNHEFDEGKTELRRMAYGGCHPVDGCFEYGKEYTGAQFQYLAANVTDEKTKRPLMSPTFIWKKGDVKIGFIGVTLEGTPDVVTADGVKGLKFGDEVETINKYAAELNKQGVKSIVALIHEGGLPASGAYNYDCDAPGAGAGISGAIVDIAKNVDPKVDALVTGHTHQAYSCNIPDPAGNPRTVTSAASYGRLFTDTTLTYDRQTKDIVRTPVKSPKPVNKVVSRDLPKAPDMTELITRWNALAAPVASRPMGYISADIAGRGSEAPEKPLGDLIADAQLDATSPADRGGAQLAIMNPGGIRADLAYKAAGAEGDGVVTYGESYTVQPFNNLMNVVDLTGAQLITALQQQVSGTVNGPNPKILQVSKGFTYTLDMTKSGADRIVVDSVRLNGAAIDPAKTYRVAMNEFLAGGGDGFTVLKDHKNKLVGIPDLEAFNNLLAKSSAAAPIAPPAADRITVVK; encoded by the coding sequence ATGTCAGCGAAGCCACAACGGCACCGCACTGCCCGCCGGTTGACCCTGTCCGCCCTCGCCCTCACGGCCGGGGCCGGGGCGATGGTCGCCGCCGCACTGCCGGCCGGTGCCGCGAGTGGCGGCGGTGCGGCTCCGGGCCGCACCGTCGACGTACAGATGCTGTCGTTCAACGATTTCCACGGCACGCTGGAGCCCCCGCAGGGCTCCTCCGGCACCGTGACCGAACGTCAGGCAGACGGCACCACCAAGGCGATACCCGCGGGCGGGGCCGAGTACCTCGCGACCGCGCTGCGCGATGCCCGCAAGGGCCACGACTACTCCGTCACGGCCGCGGCCGGGGACATGATCGGCGGCAGCCCGATGCTGTCCGGTCTCTTCCACGACGAGCCGACCGTCGAGGCCCTCAACAAGATGAAGCTCGACGTGACGAGCGTGGGCAATCACGAGTTCGACGAGGGCAAGACCGAGCTGCGCCGCATGGCGTACGGCGGCTGCCACCCGGTCGACGGCTGCTTCGAGTACGGCAAGGAGTACACGGGCGCCCAGTTCCAGTACCTGGCGGCGAACGTCACGGACGAGAAGACCAAGCGTCCGCTGATGTCGCCCACCTTCATCTGGAAGAAGGGGGACGTGAAGATCGGCTTCATCGGCGTCACCCTGGAGGGCACCCCGGACGTCGTGACCGCCGACGGGGTCAAGGGCCTCAAGTTCGGCGATGAGGTCGAGACGATCAACAAGTACGCGGCCGAGCTGAACAAGCAGGGCGTGAAGTCGATCGTCGCGCTGATCCACGAGGGCGGTCTGCCCGCGAGCGGCGCGTACAACTACGACTGTGACGCCCCGGGCGCGGGCGCCGGCATCTCGGGTGCCATCGTCGACATCGCCAAGAACGTCGACCCGAAGGTCGACGCGCTGGTGACCGGCCACACGCACCAGGCGTACTCCTGCAACATCCCGGACCCGGCGGGCAACCCGCGCACGGTCACCTCGGCCGCCTCGTATGGCCGGTTGTTCACGGACACCACGCTGACCTACGACCGGCAGACCAAGGACATCGTCCGTACGCCGGTCAAGTCGCCGAAGCCGGTCAACAAGGTCGTCAGCCGGGACCTGCCCAAGGCCCCGGACATGACCGAGCTGATCACCCGCTGGAACGCGCTGGCGGCCCCGGTCGCGAGCCGTCCGATGGGCTACATCTCCGCCGACATCGCGGGCCGCGGCTCCGAGGCGCCGGAGAAGCCGCTCGGTGACCTGATCGCCGACGCGCAGCTGGACGCCACGTCCCCCGCCGACCGGGGCGGCGCGCAGCTGGCCATCATGAACCCGGGCGGCATCCGTGCCGACCTGGCGTACAAGGCCGCGGGCGCCGAGGGCGACGGCGTGGTGACGTACGGCGAGTCCTACACGGTCCAGCCGTTCAACAACCTGATGAACGTGGTCGACCTGACGGGCGCGCAGCTGATCACCGCGCTCCAGCAGCAGGTCAGTGGCACGGTCAACGGCCCGAACCCGAAGATCCTCCAGGTGTCGAAGGGCTTCACGTACACCCTGGACATGACGAAGTCGGGCGCGGACCGGATCGTCGTGGACTCGGTGCGGCTGAACGGCGCGGCGATCGACCCCGCGAAGACCTACCGGGTCGCGATGAACGAGTTCCTCGCGGGCGGCGGTGACGGCTTCACCGTCCTGAAGGACCACAAGAACAAGCTGGTCGGCATCCCCGACCTGGAGGCCTTCAACAACCTCCTGGCGAAGTCCTCGGCCGCGGCCCCGATCGCCCCGCCGGCGGCGGACCGGATCACGGTCGTCAAGTAG